Proteins encoded by one window of Streptacidiphilus sp. PB12-B1b:
- a CDS encoding AraC family transcriptional regulator, producing MTATLGEGDPPADPARSGAAWLPRTVAVHHVRAALRGAERRGVPVGPLLERAAIAPELLDAGRARVSPEQFARLVQQLWTALDDELLGMAPAPSRVGTFAMMCRVAVHDPDLRSALRTAADFYALFPSGPGFRLVEPERGACAGPAEARIEFDLPAFEDPDRFGSETLLVVGHRFAAWLIRRRIDLLRVELAYPAPAHALEYDLLFGAPSVFDAPRTSAVFAAGLLDEPVLRDAADLDAFLRRAPIDVLARANYGSTVAARVRRLLGQALPGSMPEPERIAARLSVSPQTLRRQLAAEGTTFHRIRDQLRRDHAVVVLAGGTTSIEQLSEQLGFSEPSAFHRAFRRWTGSTPRAYQRGRAAAG from the coding sequence ATGACCGCAACGCTCGGAGAAGGTGACCCCCCGGCCGACCCCGCCCGGTCGGGCGCGGCCTGGCTGCCGCGCACGGTCGCGGTGCACCACGTCCGCGCCGCGCTGCGCGGGGCCGAGCGGCGCGGCGTCCCGGTCGGCCCGCTGCTGGAGCGGGCCGCGATCGCGCCGGAGCTGCTGGACGCCGGGCGGGCCCGGGTCTCGCCCGAGCAGTTCGCCCGGCTGGTCCAGCAGCTGTGGACGGCCCTGGACGACGAGCTGCTGGGCATGGCCCCCGCCCCCAGCCGGGTCGGCACCTTCGCCATGATGTGCAGGGTCGCGGTGCACGACCCCGACCTGCGCTCGGCCCTGCGCACCGCCGCCGACTTCTACGCGCTGTTCCCCTCCGGCCCCGGCTTCCGCCTGGTGGAGCCGGAGCGGGGCGCCTGCGCGGGGCCCGCCGAGGCCCGGATCGAGTTCGACCTGCCCGCCTTCGAGGACCCGGACCGCTTCGGCTCCGAGACCCTGCTGGTGGTCGGCCACCGCTTCGCGGCCTGGCTCATCCGGCGGCGGATCGACCTGCTCCGGGTCGAGCTGGCCTACCCGGCGCCCGCGCACGCGCTGGAGTACGACCTGCTGTTCGGCGCGCCCAGCGTCTTCGACGCGCCCCGCACCAGCGCGGTGTTCGCCGCCGGGCTGCTGGACGAGCCGGTCCTGCGCGACGCCGCCGACCTGGACGCCTTCCTGCGCCGCGCCCCGATCGACGTCCTGGCCCGGGCCAACTACGGCAGCACCGTCGCGGCCCGGGTGCGGCGGCTGCTGGGCCAGGCGCTGCCGGGCTCCATGCCCGAGCCGGAGCGGATCGCCGCGCGGCTGTCGGTCAGCCCGCAGACGCTGCGCCGCCAGCTGGCGGCCGAGGGGACGACGTTCCACCGGATCAGGGACCAGCTGCGGCGGGACCACGCCGTGGTGGTCCTGGCCGGGGGCACGACCTCGATCGAGCAGCTCTCCGAGCAGCTGGGCTTCTCCGAGCCGAGCGCCTTCCACCGGGCGTTCCGCCGCTGGACCGGCTCCACACCGCGCGCCTACCAGCGCGGCCGGGCGGCGGCCGGCTGA
- a CDS encoding acetyl-CoA C-acetyltransferase, producing MTEALIFDAVRTPRGKGKRGALHCVKPVDLAAGVLRALARRNRLDTAEVDDVVLGVVSAVGEQGADIARTAALVADWDVRAAGLQLSRFCASGLEAVNLAAAKVASGFEDLVVAGGVESMSRVPMGSDGGAWIADPATNLKTGFVPQGVSADLIATLQDFSRQELDAVALRSHQRAAQAREQGRFSRSLVPVRDRNGAVLLAEDEAVRPGTTAAGLAALAPAFAFPGDLGFDAVAVDRYPQVERVHHRHTAGNSSQIVDGAAAMLIGNRRTGERLGLTPRARITAAAVVGTEATIMLTGPAPAARKALGRAGLDVADIDLFEVNEAFAAVVLEFQRELGVPSERINVNGGAIALGHPLGATGCMILGTLLDELERRDLRRGLATLCVGGGMGIATIIELL from the coding sequence ATGACCGAAGCACTGATCTTTGACGCCGTGCGGACGCCGCGCGGCAAGGGCAAACGCGGCGCCCTGCACTGCGTCAAGCCCGTGGACCTGGCCGCGGGCGTGCTCCGCGCCCTGGCCCGACGCAACCGGCTGGACACCGCCGAGGTGGACGACGTGGTCCTGGGCGTGGTCTCGGCGGTGGGGGAGCAGGGCGCGGACATCGCCCGCACCGCCGCGCTGGTCGCCGACTGGGACGTCCGGGCGGCCGGGTTGCAGCTCAGCCGGTTCTGCGCCTCGGGCCTGGAGGCGGTCAACCTGGCCGCCGCCAAGGTCGCCTCCGGCTTCGAGGACCTGGTGGTCGCGGGCGGCGTGGAGTCCATGTCGCGGGTGCCGATGGGCTCCGACGGCGGCGCCTGGATCGCCGACCCGGCCACCAACCTGAAGACCGGCTTCGTGCCGCAGGGCGTCAGCGCCGACCTGATCGCCACCCTCCAGGACTTCAGCCGCCAGGAGCTCGACGCGGTCGCCCTGCGCTCGCACCAACGCGCCGCGCAGGCCCGCGAACAGGGCCGCTTCAGCCGCTCGCTGGTGCCGGTCCGGGACCGCAACGGCGCGGTGCTGCTGGCCGAGGACGAGGCGGTCCGGCCCGGCACCACCGCGGCCGGGCTCGCCGCGCTGGCCCCCGCCTTCGCCTTCCCCGGCGACCTCGGCTTCGACGCCGTCGCCGTCGACCGCTACCCGCAGGTCGAACGCGTCCACCACCGGCACACCGCCGGGAACTCCTCGCAGATCGTGGACGGCGCGGCGGCCATGCTCATCGGCAACCGGCGCACCGGCGAGCGGCTCGGGCTCACCCCCCGCGCCCGGATCACCGCCGCCGCCGTGGTCGGCACCGAAGCCACGATCATGCTCACCGGCCCGGCCCCGGCCGCCCGCAAGGCCCTGGGCCGGGCCGGGCTGGACGTCGCGGACATCGACCTGTTCGAGGTCAACGAGGCGTTCGCGGCGGTCGTGCTGGAGTTCCAGCGGGAGCTCGGCGTCCCCTCCGAGCGGATCAACGTCAACGGCGGGGCCATCGCGCTGGGCCACCCGCTCGGAGCCACCGGCTGCATGATCCTCGGCACGCTGCTGGACGAGCTGGAACGCCGGGACCTGCGGCGCGGTCTGGCCACCCTGTGCGTCGGCGGCGGCATGGGCATCGCCACCATCATCGAGCTTCTGTGA
- a CDS encoding acyl-CoA dehydrogenase family protein → MDSTLYEAEHEAFRATVRGFLERRVVPFHEQWEAEGIVPRSVWREAGALGLLGMDVPAEYGGGGVRDFRYQAVLDEEVVRAGASGIGFTLHNDVVAPYLLRLATPEQRRRWLPGFCSGELITAIAMSEPGASSDLQAVRTTAIRDGDHYLVNGSKTFVTNGINADLVIVVVKTDPDAGAGGTSLLVLERGMPGFERGRNLSKIGLKAQDTAELFFDGVRVPVGNLLGAENTGFVQLMNALPQERLSIAVVAVAACEQVFAATLAYCKERTAFGRPIGGFQANRFTLAEMATEIQIARTFLDRCITVHNESGLSVADAAMAKWWTTELQKRTVDSCLQLHGGYGFMSEYPVARAFLDGRVQTIYGGTTQIMKEIIGRSLGV, encoded by the coding sequence GTGGACAGCACCCTGTACGAGGCCGAGCACGAGGCGTTCCGGGCGACCGTGCGCGGCTTCCTGGAGCGCCGGGTGGTGCCCTTCCACGAGCAGTGGGAGGCGGAGGGGATCGTGCCCCGCTCGGTCTGGCGGGAGGCCGGCGCACTGGGCCTGCTGGGCATGGACGTGCCCGCCGAGTACGGCGGCGGCGGGGTCCGGGACTTCCGCTACCAGGCGGTGCTGGACGAGGAGGTGGTCCGGGCCGGGGCCTCGGGCATCGGCTTCACCCTGCACAACGACGTGGTCGCGCCCTACCTGCTGCGGCTGGCCACCCCGGAGCAGCGCCGGCGCTGGCTGCCCGGCTTCTGCTCGGGCGAGCTGATCACCGCCATCGCCATGAGCGAGCCGGGGGCCAGCAGCGATCTGCAGGCGGTGCGCACCACGGCGATCCGCGACGGCGACCACTACCTGGTGAACGGCTCCAAGACCTTCGTCACCAACGGCATCAACGCGGACCTGGTGATCGTGGTGGTGAAGACCGACCCGGATGCCGGGGCGGGCGGCACCAGCCTGCTGGTGCTGGAGCGCGGCATGCCGGGCTTCGAACGCGGCCGGAACCTGTCGAAGATCGGCCTGAAGGCGCAGGACACCGCCGAGCTGTTCTTCGACGGGGTGCGGGTGCCGGTCGGCAATCTGCTCGGCGCGGAGAACACCGGCTTCGTCCAGCTGATGAACGCGCTGCCGCAGGAGCGGCTGTCGATCGCGGTGGTGGCCGTCGCCGCCTGCGAGCAGGTGTTCGCGGCCACGCTGGCGTACTGCAAGGAGCGCACCGCCTTCGGCCGGCCGATCGGCGGCTTCCAGGCCAACCGGTTCACCCTGGCCGAGATGGCCACCGAGATCCAGATCGCCCGGACCTTCCTGGACCGCTGCATCACCGTGCACAACGAGAGCGGGCTGTCGGTGGCGGACGCGGCGATGGCCAAGTGGTGGACCACCGAGCTGCAGAAGCGCACCGTCGACAGCTGTCTGCAACTGCACGGAGGCTACGGCTTCATGAGCGAGTACCCGGTGGCGCGGGCGTTCCTGGACGGCCGGGTGCAGACCATCTACGGCGGCACCACGCAGATCATGAAGGAGATCATCGGGCGCTCCCTCGGCGTCTGA
- a CDS encoding PRC-barrel domain-containing protein yields MNQSTQYGIGARVHCQDEDCGRLDRVVIDPVGKRLTHLVVDPRHGQGNKRLVPIDLVDPAATTADDVRLRCSLDGFEALDPAEETDFAPGTGELGYEPEQMVSLPYYGLGAGGVGIGDPGLMSPLNPAPVVYDRVPAGEVQIRRGDRIEATDGEIGKVKGLVVDPQDGGVTHVLLAEGHLWGRKTVAVPIRSVTCAAGGVTVALTKKELEDLPPVPVEERD; encoded by the coding sequence ATGAACCAGAGCACGCAGTACGGCATCGGAGCCAGGGTCCACTGTCAGGACGAGGACTGCGGGCGGCTGGACCGCGTGGTGATCGACCCGGTCGGCAAGCGGCTCACCCATCTGGTGGTCGATCCCCGGCACGGGCAGGGCAACAAGCGCCTGGTGCCGATCGACCTGGTGGACCCGGCCGCGACCACGGCGGACGACGTCCGGCTGCGCTGCTCGCTCGACGGCTTCGAGGCCCTGGACCCGGCCGAGGAGACCGACTTCGCGCCCGGCACCGGCGAGCTGGGCTACGAGCCCGAGCAGATGGTCTCGCTGCCGTACTACGGCCTGGGCGCGGGCGGCGTCGGCATCGGCGACCCCGGGCTGATGTCCCCGCTGAACCCGGCGCCGGTGGTGTACGACCGGGTGCCCGCCGGTGAGGTGCAGATACGCCGCGGCGACCGGATCGAGGCCACGGACGGCGAGATCGGCAAGGTCAAGGGGCTGGTCGTCGACCCGCAGGACGGCGGGGTCACCCATGTGCTGCTGGCCGAGGGGCACCTGTGGGGCCGCAAGACGGTGGCGGTGCCGATCCGCTCGGTGACCTGCGCCGCCGGCGGCGTCACCGTGGCCCTCACCAAGAAGGAGCTGGAGGACCTGCCGCCGGTGCCGGTGGAGGAGCGGGACTGA
- a CDS encoding 3-hydroxyacyl-CoA dehydrogenase NAD-binding domain-containing protein yields MSESSSAEHVRYRQDPDGVVTLTLDLPGSANVMNAQYRDAMGAAVARLAAERERITGVVITSAKKTFFAGGDLTALIQVTEENAAEFAAGLTEIKAQLRTLETLGRPVVAAVNGSALGGGLELALACHHRVCLDDEGIRIGLPEATLGLLPGGGGITRSVRMMGVQAALPLLTEGRQLRPAKALAVGWIDELASDRDELMAKARAWLLAHPDAAQPWDAPGHRVPDLRPLDPESYPLLAAAPAVLHRKTHGCYPAVERILAAAVEGALLDLDTALQVETQYLTELVTGQVAKNMISTFWFQLNEVNAGGSRPAGHPASSVRRVGVLGAGMMGAGIAHVSALAGIEVVLKDATVEAAVRGRDSITALLDKDVARGKLTEDQKQSLLDLITVTGDDADLGGCDLVIEAVFEDRELKNTVLAAAEAAALPGAVIASNTSTLPITGLAQAVAEPERFVGLHFFSPVRRMPLVEIIRGEKTSPETLARAFDFVRQIRKTPIVVNDSRGFYTSRTFGTYLTEGIAMVGEGVPAALVENVARKAGMAVGPLAVCDEVSLTLPLRIRDQALADLAEAGAEVEAEAETGTGGGADAARDGLAQLRQHPAYEVLQAMTAEYGRAGRAAGAGFYDYPAGDADGGRKSLWPGLAERWAAPGRPLPPEQDVRDRLLYIQALETVRILEESVLTSVADANIGSVLGIGFAPWSGGTLQFVNSVGPAAFTARADQLADAYGERFRPSALLREKAARDERF; encoded by the coding sequence ATGAGCGAGAGCAGCAGCGCGGAGCACGTCCGCTACCGGCAGGACCCGGACGGCGTGGTCACGCTCACCCTGGACCTGCCCGGCTCGGCCAACGTCATGAACGCGCAGTACCGGGACGCCATGGGCGCGGCCGTGGCCCGGCTGGCCGCCGAGCGCGAGCGGATCACCGGCGTCGTGATCACCTCCGCCAAGAAGACGTTCTTCGCCGGCGGCGACCTGACCGCGCTGATCCAGGTCACCGAGGAGAACGCGGCCGAGTTCGCCGCCGGGCTGACCGAGATCAAGGCGCAGCTGCGCACCCTGGAGACGCTCGGCCGGCCCGTGGTCGCGGCCGTCAACGGCAGCGCGCTGGGCGGCGGACTGGAACTCGCCCTCGCCTGCCACCACCGCGTCTGCCTGGACGACGAGGGCATCCGGATCGGCCTGCCGGAGGCCACGCTGGGGCTGCTCCCCGGTGGCGGCGGCATCACCCGCTCGGTGCGGATGATGGGCGTGCAGGCCGCGCTGCCGCTGCTGACCGAGGGCAGGCAGCTGCGCCCGGCGAAGGCGCTCGCGGTCGGTTGGATCGACGAACTCGCCTCCGACCGCGACGAGTTGATGGCAAAGGCGCGAGCCTGGCTGCTGGCCCACCCGGACGCCGCGCAGCCGTGGGACGCCCCCGGCCACCGGGTGCCCGACCTGCGTCCGCTGGACCCGGAGAGCTACCCGCTGCTCGCCGCCGCCCCGGCCGTGCTGCACCGCAAGACCCACGGCTGCTACCCGGCGGTGGAACGCATCCTCGCCGCGGCCGTGGAGGGCGCGCTGCTGGACCTCGACACCGCGTTGCAGGTCGAGACCCAGTACCTGACCGAGCTGGTCACCGGGCAGGTCGCCAAGAACATGATCTCCACCTTCTGGTTCCAGCTGAACGAGGTCAACGCGGGCGGTTCGCGCCCCGCCGGGCACCCGGCGTCCAGCGTCCGCCGGGTCGGGGTGCTCGGCGCGGGCATGATGGGCGCGGGCATCGCCCACGTCAGCGCCCTCGCCGGAATCGAGGTGGTGCTGAAGGACGCCACCGTCGAAGCCGCCGTCCGGGGCCGCGACTCCATCACCGCGCTGCTGGACAAGGACGTCGCCCGAGGGAAATTGACGGAGGATCAAAAACAGTCCCTGCTGGACCTGATCACCGTCACCGGGGACGACGCCGATCTGGGCGGCTGCGATCTGGTGATCGAAGCCGTCTTCGAGGACCGCGAGTTGAAGAACACCGTGCTCGCCGCCGCCGAGGCCGCCGCCCTGCCCGGTGCGGTGATCGCTTCCAACACCTCCACCCTGCCGATCACCGGTCTGGCGCAGGCCGTGGCCGAGCCGGAGCGCTTCGTCGGGCTGCACTTCTTCTCGCCGGTGCGGCGGATGCCGCTGGTGGAGATCATCCGTGGTGAGAAGACCTCCCCGGAGACCCTGGCCCGGGCCTTCGACTTCGTGCGCCAGATCAGAAAGACGCCGATCGTCGTCAACGACAGCAGGGGCTTCTACACCTCCCGCACCTTCGGCACCTACCTGACCGAGGGCATCGCCATGGTCGGCGAGGGCGTCCCGGCGGCGCTGGTGGAGAACGTCGCCCGCAAGGCCGGGATGGCCGTCGGGCCGCTGGCGGTGTGCGACGAGGTCAGCCTGACCCTGCCGCTGCGCATCCGCGACCAGGCCCTGGCCGACCTCGCCGAGGCCGGAGCCGAAGTCGAGGCCGAGGCCGAAACCGGGACCGGGGGCGGCGCCGACGCGGCCCGTGACGGCCTGGCCCAGCTGCGGCAGCACCCGGCGTACGAGGTGCTGCAGGCCATGACGGCGGAGTACGGCCGGGCCGGGCGCGCGGCCGGGGCGGGCTTCTACGACTACCCGGCCGGGGACGCCGACGGCGGCCGCAAGTCGCTCTGGCCCGGCCTGGCCGAGCGCTGGGCCGCGCCCGGCCGCCCGCTCCCCCCGGAGCAGGACGTCCGCGACCGGCTGCTGTACATCCAGGCGCTGGAGACGGTCCGGATCCTGGAGGAGTCGGTGCTCACCTCGGTGGCGGACGCCAACATCGGCTCGGTCCTGGGCATCGGCTTCGCGCCCTGGAGCGGCGGCACCCTGCAGTTCGTCAACTCCGTCGGTCCGGCGGCCTTCACCGCCCGCGCCGACCAACTGGCCGACGCCTACGGCGAGCGGTTCCGCCCGTCGGCGCTGCTGCGCGAGAAGGCGGCCCGCGACGAGCGCTTCTGA
- the hrpB gene encoding ATP-dependent helicase HrpB: MNPAWLDLPVRDAVPPLQRALAERGAAVLAAPPGTGKTTLVPLALAGLVPELPGPPRRVLVAEPRRLAVRAAARRMAWLLDETPGGDGRVGHTIRGERRVGPRTVVEVVTTGVLLQRLQRDQELPGVDAVVLDECHERHLDADTALAFLLDVRATLRPELGVVCASATSDTAAWARLLGGEQGPAPVVEAHGTAHPVQTVWAPPPRTVRPALGTRTDPALLDHVAATVRRALAERDGDLLCFLPGAGEIARVAGLLAGAAEVLQLHGRAPQAVQDAALAGGDGRRRVVLATSVAESSLTVPGVRTVVDCGLAREPRTDHARGLSSLVTVRASLATGRQRAGRAGREAPGTVYRCWDQAEDARAQPMPTPEIALADLTAFALQTACWGDPDAHGLALPDRPPAGAMAAARATLAQLGAVDARGRATARGRRLARTALHPRLARALLDGAPLVGAGRAAELVALLSEEPPRALGDDLLAVWRGVRGGRDPYAGRWREEVRRLRQQLTGDRAAETGDGSGAGPADRSAAGLLVALAFPERIARARASAPGAEAGGSFVMASGTAAATGAGSALAGAPWLAVAVADRPAGSPSARIRLAAALDEDDARRAGASAISSRDEVRWAVPVGGRRGDVAARRVEALGAIELSARTLTGPDPALVREALAEGLAREGVGSLLTWSARAAGLRRRLAFLHHWIGDPWPDVSDDALLARAGEWLEPELSRARRRADLERLDTAAALSRLLPWASGAAGRLDELAPERITVPSGSRIQVDYSGERPVLAVKLQELFGWQAAPALAGGRAPLTVHLLSPAGRPAAVTGDLASFWREGYRAVRADLRGRYPRHPWPEDPAAAEPTRRLNPRS; the protein is encoded by the coding sequence GTGAACCCCGCCTGGCTCGACCTCCCCGTCCGCGACGCCGTCCCGCCGCTTCAGCGCGCCCTCGCCGAGCGCGGCGCGGCCGTGCTCGCCGCCCCGCCGGGCACCGGCAAGACCACGCTGGTCCCGCTCGCGCTGGCCGGGCTGGTCCCGGAGCTTCCCGGGCCGCCCCGGCGGGTGCTGGTGGCCGAGCCGCGGCGGCTCGCGGTCCGCGCCGCCGCCCGGCGGATGGCCTGGCTGCTGGACGAGACGCCCGGCGGGGACGGACGCGTCGGCCACACCATCCGCGGCGAACGCCGGGTCGGCCCGCGCACCGTGGTCGAGGTGGTCACCACCGGCGTCCTGCTGCAACGGCTGCAACGCGACCAGGAGCTGCCCGGCGTCGACGCCGTCGTCCTGGACGAGTGCCACGAACGGCACCTGGACGCCGACACCGCGCTGGCCTTCCTGCTGGACGTCCGCGCCACGCTCCGCCCGGAGCTGGGCGTCGTCTGCGCCTCCGCCACCTCGGACACCGCCGCCTGGGCCCGGCTGCTCGGCGGCGAGCAGGGGCCCGCCCCGGTGGTCGAGGCGCACGGCACCGCCCACCCGGTGCAGACCGTCTGGGCGCCGCCCCCGCGCACCGTGCGCCCGGCCCTGGGCACCCGCACCGATCCGGCGCTGCTGGACCATGTCGCGGCCACCGTCCGCCGGGCGCTCGCCGAACGCGACGGCGACCTGCTCTGCTTCCTGCCCGGCGCGGGGGAGATCGCCCGGGTCGCCGGGCTGCTCGCCGGGGCCGCCGAGGTGCTGCAACTGCACGGCCGGGCCCCGCAGGCGGTCCAGGACGCGGCGCTGGCCGGCGGGGACGGGCGGCGCAGGGTGGTGCTGGCCACCTCGGTCGCCGAGTCCTCGCTGACCGTGCCCGGCGTGCGCACCGTCGTCGACTGCGGGCTGGCCCGGGAGCCGCGCACCGACCATGCGCGCGGGCTGTCCAGCCTGGTCACCGTGCGGGCCTCGCTGGCCACCGGACGCCAGCGGGCCGGCCGCGCCGGGCGCGAGGCCCCGGGGACCGTCTACCGCTGCTGGGACCAGGCCGAGGACGCCCGCGCGCAGCCCATGCCCACCCCGGAGATCGCCCTGGCCGACCTCACCGCCTTCGCCCTGCAGACCGCCTGCTGGGGCGACCCGGACGCACACGGCCTGGCCCTGCCGGACCGTCCGCCCGCCGGGGCCATGGCCGCCGCCCGGGCGACGCTGGCCCAGCTGGGCGCGGTCGACGCCCGGGGCCGGGCCACGGCGCGCGGACGCCGGCTGGCCCGGACCGCCCTGCACCCCCGGCTGGCCCGGGCGCTGCTGGACGGCGCGCCGCTGGTCGGCGCCGGGCGCGCGGCGGAGCTGGTCGCGCTGCTCTCCGAGGAGCCGCCGCGCGCCCTCGGCGACGACCTGCTGGCCGTGTGGCGGGGCGTGCGCGGCGGGCGCGACCCGTACGCCGGGCGCTGGCGCGAGGAGGTGCGCCGGCTGCGGCAACAGCTGACCGGGGACCGGGCCGCCGAGACGGGCGACGGCAGCGGCGCCGGGCCCGCCGACCGCTCCGCCGCGGGGCTGCTGGTCGCCTTGGCCTTCCCCGAGCGGATCGCCCGGGCCCGCGCGTCCGCGCCCGGGGCCGAGGCGGGCGGCTCGTTCGTGATGGCGTCCGGCACCGCAGCAGCCACCGGAGCGGGCTCGGCGCTGGCCGGGGCGCCCTGGCTGGCGGTGGCCGTCGCCGACCGCCCGGCCGGTTCGCCGTCCGCGAGGATCCGGCTGGCCGCCGCGCTGGACGAGGACGACGCCCGCCGGGCCGGGGCCTCGGCGATCAGCAGCCGGGACGAGGTCCGCTGGGCGGTGCCGGTCGGCGGACGCCGCGGGGACGTGGCCGCCCGCCGGGTGGAGGCGCTGGGCGCGATCGAGCTGTCCGCCCGCACGCTCACCGGTCCCGACCCCGCGCTGGTGCGGGAGGCACTGGCCGAGGGCCTCGCCCGGGAGGGCGTCGGCTCGCTGCTGACCTGGTCCGCCCGGGCCGCCGGACTGCGCCGGAGGCTGGCCTTCCTGCACCACTGGATCGGCGACCCCTGGCCGGACGTGTCCGATGACGCGCTGCTGGCCCGGGCCGGGGAGTGGCTGGAGCCGGAGCTGTCCCGGGCCCGCCGCCGGGCCGACCTGGAGCGCCTGGACACGGCCGCGGCGCTGTCCCGGCTGCTGCCCTGGGCGAGCGGAGCCGCCGGTCGGCTGGACGAACTGGCCCCGGAGCGGATCACCGTCCCCTCCGGCTCCCGGATCCAGGTGGACTACTCGGGCGAACGGCCGGTGCTGGCGGTCAAGCTGCAGGAGCTGTTCGGCTGGCAGGCCGCCCCGGCGCTGGCCGGCGGCCGGGCCCCGCTGACGGTGCACCTGTTGTCGCCGGCCGGCCGCCCGGCCGCCGTCACCGGCGACCTGGCGTCCTTCTGGCGCGAGGGCTACCGCGCGGTCCGCGCCGACCTGCGCGGACGCTACCCGCGCCACCCCTGGCCGGAGGACCCGGCCGCGGCCGAGCCCACGCGCCGGCTCAACCCGCGCTCCTGA
- a CDS encoding diiron oxygenase, with protein sequence MTTPHARSRERTAERLLASSAKLSFDPVKDVDWSQQPVPGLYFSPPRRLSLYGTGIWDGLSEQQRIDLSRHEVASIASLGIWFEEILMQMLLRHAYDRSPATAHVQFALTEIADECRHSVMFARMIAWMGVPAYGPDRIAHELGRLFKATSTHSQTFGGTLYVEEILDAFQREAMADEGVQPLPRQVSRIHVIEEARHIGYAREELARRRLGPVRRRYEQLLLGAIVYFATTRLIHPRAYAAVGVDPRAGRRAARGNPHWRASKTLMASKALRVLEQAGLVGRSNRWLLRRAGVM encoded by the coding sequence ATGACCACACCACATGCCCGCAGCCGGGAGCGCACCGCGGAACGGCTGCTGGCCTCCAGCGCCAAGCTGTCCTTCGACCCGGTGAAGGACGTCGACTGGTCCCAGCAGCCGGTCCCCGGGCTCTACTTCTCGCCCCCGCGGCGGCTCTCGCTGTACGGCACCGGGATCTGGGACGGCCTGAGCGAGCAGCAGCGGATCGACCTGAGCCGGCACGAGGTGGCCAGCATCGCCTCCCTGGGCATCTGGTTCGAGGAGATCCTGATGCAGATGCTGCTGCGGCACGCCTACGACCGCAGCCCGGCCACCGCGCACGTGCAGTTCGCGCTGACCGAGATCGCCGACGAGTGCCGGCACTCGGTGATGTTCGCCCGGATGATCGCCTGGATGGGCGTCCCCGCCTACGGCCCGGACCGGATCGCCCACGAGCTCGGACGGCTCTTCAAGGCCACCTCCACCCACAGCCAGACCTTCGGCGGCACCCTGTACGTCGAGGAGATCCTGGACGCCTTCCAGCGCGAGGCCATGGCCGACGAGGGCGTCCAGCCGCTGCCGCGCCAGGTCTCCCGGATCCACGTGATCGAGGAGGCCCGGCACATCGGCTACGCCCGCGAGGAGCTGGCCCGGCGCCGCCTCGGCCCGGTGCGCCGCCGGTACGAGCAGCTGCTGCTCGGCGCGATCGTCTACTTCGCCACCACCCGGCTGATCCATCCGCGTGCGTACGCCGCCGTCGGCGTGGACCCGCGGGCCGGGCGGCGCGCCGCCCGCGGCAATCCGCACTGGCGCGCCAGCAAGACGCTGATGGCGTCCAAGGCGCTGCGGGTGCTGGAGCAGGCCGGGCTGGTCGGCCGGAGCAACCGGTGGCTGCTGCGCCGGGCCGGGGTGATGTAG